GCACCTCCCGGGTCCGGTCGCCGCCGGGCTCCGGCGTCAGCGACACACGGATCGTATCGCCGATGCCTTCCTGCAGCAGGATGCCCATCGCGGCGGACGATGCGACGATGCCCTTCGAGCCCATGCCGGCTTCGGTCAGGCCCAGATGAATGGCGTGGTCGGTGCGCCGCGACAGGTCCCGGTAGACGGCGATGAGATCCTGGACGTTCGACACCTTGGCGGACAGGATGATGCGCTCGCGCGCCAGCCCCGTTTCCTCTGCCAGCGCCGCCGAATGCAAAGCGGACTGGATGATCGCCTCGCGCATGACGGCCCTTGCGGGGCGCGGCGTCGGCAGGCGGTTGTTTTCGTCCATCAGGCGCGTCAGCAGCTCCTGGTCGAGAGAACCCCAGTTGACGCCGATACGCACGGGCTTGTCGTGTCGGATCGCCATCTCCACGATATCGACAAACTGCCGGTCCTTCTTGTCCTTGAAGCCGACATTGCCGGGGTTGATGCGATACTTCGCCAACGCGGCCGCGCAATCGGGATGATCGGCCAGCAACTTGTGGCCGATGTAATGGAAGTCGCCCACAAGCGGCACGTCGAGCCCGAGCCTTTCAAGGCGCTCGCGGATACGCGGCACCGCTGCGGCCGATTCCGGCCTGTCCACGGTGATGCGGACGATCTCCGAACCGGCCCGCGCGAGTTGCGCCACCTGCATGACCGTCGAATCGACATCCGCGGTATCCGTGTTGGTCATCGACTGAACGACCACGGGCGCGCCCCCGCCGACACGCACGCCACCCACGTCGACGCCCACCGTGGGCCGGCGGGGCAACGGGTCTGCGATAATATCCTGCATCATGGTCATCGATGGCGTCCGGGCTTGCCTCTGGTCGTGCACACCATATAGGGCTTCACCGGGCGGGAAAATGGCATGCGGCGATTGCCGTCTCGCCGGCCCGGATGTCATGCAATCGGAAGCCAGCCATGTCCTTCGGCGCTATCGTCAATCTTGCCGCCCTCCTGCTCTTCATCGCGTCGTGGCCGGTCTGGCCCTGGTCGCGCAGCCTGAGCCCACGGCCGGCCATCGTTGCCGGCATCGTCCTGACGATCGCCGTCCTGGCCTGGGTGACGCAGATCATCTGATCGTGAGCAGACGGAACCGATGGAACCGGGGGCCGGCCTGCGACCTTTAGAGGACGAGACAGACTTCGCGGAGCTGCACGCCATGTCCCTTGGAACGATCCTCGTCATCATTCTCGTGCTGCTTCTGATCGGCGCGTTTCCCAGTTGGGGCTATTCGAGAAGCTGGGGATACGGGCCGAGCGGTATTCTGGGCTTCGTCCTGATCGTCGTGCTGATCCTGTTGCTGCTCGGCCGCATCTAGAACCTATCCGGCAAAGCTGACCAGAAGGTCCTTGGCGTCGATCTGGTCACCGGCCTTCACGTTGACGGCTTCGATGACGCCGTCGCGCTCGGCATGCAGCGCGGTTTCCATCTTCATCGCCTCGATGGACAGGAGCACGTCGCCGGCCCGCACGCTCTGCCCCGGAGAAACCGACAGCGTGGAGACGACGCCCGGCATCGGCGCGCCGACCTGGTTGGCGTTTGCCGGGTCCACCTTGGCCCGCGCGATCACCTGGTCGGCGCGCGAGCGGTCGGGAACCTTGATGCGCCGTGGCTGGCCGTTCAACTCGAAGAAGACGGTGCGCATCCCCTTTTCGTCGGTATCGCCGATGCCCAGGCAACGCACCACGAGCGTCTTGCCGCGCTCCAGGTCGACGAGGATCTCCTCCTCCTGCGCGATACCATAGAAATAATTGAGGGTCGGCAGCATGGACACCGGTCCGTACCGATCGGCTGCAAGCGCGAAATCGGTAAAGACCTTTGGATACATCAGGTAGCTCGCGAAGGCCTGGTCGTCGATTTTGTTCCCCAGCTTCTCCTCGACGGTGCGCCGCTCAGCATCGAGGTCCGCGGCGGCGATCAACGCGCCGGGCCGCACGGTGATCGGGCTGTCGCCCTTCAGAACCTTTTTCTGAAGCGCCTCGGGCCAGCCGGCCGGCGGCTGGCCGAGATCACCCCTCAGCATCGAGACGACCGATTCCGGAAAGGCAATCTCCCGGGCCGGGTCCTGCACCTCTTCGACGGTCAGATCCTGCGACACCATCATCAGGGCCATGTCGCCGACGACCTTCGACGAAGGCGTGACCTTGACGATATCGCCGAACATCCGGTTCACGTCCGCATAGGTCTGCGCCACCTGATGCCAGCGCGTATCGAGCCCGAGCGAGCGCGCCTGCTCCTTGAGGTTGGTGAACTGCCCGCCCGGCATCTCGTGGAGATAGACTTCCGACGCCGGCCCCTTCAGGTCGCTTTCGAAGGCGGCATACTGCCCGCGCACCCCCTCCCAGTAGAAGGAGATGCGCCGGATGGCCTCTTGCGACAGGCCGGGGTCGCGCTCGCTGCCTTCCAGCGCCGCGACGATGGAGCCGAGGCAAGGCTGCGAGGTATTGCCGGACAGCGCGTCCATGGCGGCGTCCACCGCGTCGACGCCGCTTTCGATCGCCGCCAGCACCGTGGCCGCCGCAATGCCCGACGTGTCGTGCGTGTGGAAATGGATGGGAATGGAGATCTCGTCCTTCAGGGCGCGGAACAGCGC
This genomic window from Aureimonas sp. OT7 contains:
- a CDS encoding DUF3309 family protein, giving the protein MSLGTILVIILVLLLIGAFPSWGYSRSWGYGPSGILGFVLIVVLILLLLGRI
- the ispG gene encoding flavodoxin-dependent (E)-4-hydroxy-3-methylbut-2-enyl-diphosphate synthase — protein: MTMMQDIIADPLPRRPTVGVDVGGVRVGGGAPVVVQSMTNTDTADVDSTVMQVAQLARAGSEIVRITVDRPESAAAVPRIRERLERLGLDVPLVGDFHYIGHKLLADHPDCAAALAKYRINPGNVGFKDKKDRQFVDIVEMAIRHDKPVRIGVNWGSLDQELLTRLMDENNRLPTPRPARAVMREAIIQSALHSAALAEETGLARERIILSAKVSNVQDLIAVYRDLSRRTDHAIHLGLTEAGMGSKGIVASSAAMGILLQEGIGDTIRVSLTPEPGGDRTREVQVAQEILQTMGFRQFIPIVAACPGCGRTTSTLFQELAETIQSDIRAAMPEWRDRYPGVESLSVAVMGCIVNGPGESKHADIGISLPGTAEVPSAPVYIEGQKVATLRGAHIAEEFRVMVADYIERRFGRPVAAQ